In Littorina saxatilis isolate snail1 unplaced genomic scaffold, US_GU_Lsax_2.0 scaffold_939, whole genome shotgun sequence, the DNA window AATAATGATGTTTGAACCAGATGCTGTCGATCTGTGTGTTAAAACTATGAGAGAAATAATGATGTTTGAACCAGATGCTGTCGATCTGTGTGTTAAAACTATGAGAGAAATAATGATGATTGAACCAGGTGCTGTCGATCTGTGTGTTAAAACTATGAGAGAAATAATGATGTTTGAACCAGATGCTGTCGATCTGTGTGTTAAAACTATGAGAGAAATAATGATGTTTGAACCAGATGCTGTCGATCTGTGTGTTAAAACTATGAGAGAAATAATGATGTTTGAACCAGGTGCTGTCGATCTGACGGCGTTGTGTTAAAGCCATCGCTACCAGCCACCGCCATAGACTCACAGCTCACCCAGACCGCCGTCAACCGCTCCGACCGCTTTGTGGGACAGATCTGGTCCACGCTTTCCActattgacgtcatcacttctCCCAACGGCACGTCATCATACACGCAAGGCGTCATTCTGGCGGCTGACGTCCCTAGCAGTGTTAACGTCACTCCTTCTGCCGCTTTCCCTGGGGTGTACGGGGTGAGATGAGGAGAGGGGTTTAGTGTGGATTGgtggtgggggaaggggggttgGGTTgttgtgggggaaggggggttgGGTTGTTGTGGGGATTGTGGAAAAGGAAGTCGGGAAGGAGAGGATTGCATGAAGGGAGAACAATGTGTGTGACTGCTCTGATAAGACAGGAACAATGTGTGTGACTGCTCTGATAAGACAGGAACAATGTGTGTGACTGCTCTGATAAGACAGGAACAATGTGTGTGACTGCTCTGATAAGACAGGAACAATGTGTGTGACTACTCCGATAAGACAGGAACAATGTGTGTGACTGCTCTGATAAGACAGGAACAATGTGTGTGACTGCTCTGATAAGACAGGAACAATGTGTGTGACTACTCCGATAAGACAGGAACAATGTGTGTGACTACTCCGATAAGACAGGAACAATGTGTGTGACTGCTCTGATAAGACAGGAACAATGTGTGTGACTACTCTGATAAGACAGGAACAATGTGTGTGACTGCTCTGATAAGACAGGAACAATGTGTGTGACTACTCCGATAAGACAGGAACAATGTGTGTGACTGCTCCGATAAGACAGGAACAATGTGTGTGACTGCTCTGATAAGACAGGAACAATCCATACATTGCCGTTAAGATCAGAACAAGCTTATCTGTGAACAACCCACCAAACATCTCATAATATTCTGACCCATTCGTGTGCAGAGATAGAACTGTGTATGAACTCATTTCGTTAGAGCcacaagtggttttttttaaagggtcATTCATAAAACAATATCCCTCTCTGCACAAAACGCAGTccggctgttcatttttggtgtGTAAAGAGCCTGTCCCTTTAATGGGATAATGTTCACAACTGTCATTGCAATAAGCCGTCTGTGCCTGTCCCTTTAATGATATACAACACCGAGACATACACAGTTTGGCGGTTACATTACCCATCATTTTCTACAGTTGATCTGACGAAGTCGCCCCCAAAATATTTGCTCTCGAACAAATTCTGTGTCCGTACCTTGGAGAAATGACCAAAACATCACCATTATTCGCAGAAGATATTACACTTAAGAAGAGACATTTTCTTTTGTGAAGTCGGTGTCGTTGTCATTAAACCTTCTATCATCTTGTTTACATTCTCacccagactctctctctctctctctctctctctctctctctctctctctctctctctttctctctctctctctctctctctctctctctctctctctctctctctctctctctctctctctctctctctctctctctctctctctctctctctagtcaagttttgttcttgtttgcagcAAGCGACAAAGCTGAGGGCAGGCAGCTGGTTGCAGGGAAAGGCCGTCCTTTGGAGAGAGTTTTCCGAGTCCCACCCTCTGTCCATCATGCCCGCCCAGTGCAGTGTTGCCCCGTCGTCTGCTCTCCCCTGTCTCTTCCACGTGTCGCCTCCCTTGTTCCTCAATGGCGGGTAAGGGAGATCAGCAGTGCGCCGAGAAGTGTGGTGAAGTGGAGGAAGGGTTGTGAGACttggaatggggggggggggggggttgtgtttgtgtgtttgtgtgtgtgtgtgtgtgtgtgtgtgtgtgtgtgtgtgtgtggctttgttttgctttgggTTTTGTTTACTGACTttgagtaggggggggggggggtggagtgtgtgtttgtgtgtgtgtttgtgtgtggcttaGATTTGCTTTGGATTTCGTTTACTGACTTTTTTCCCATCTCTCTCATCGTGTTATGAATATTACGCGGAATTATTTTGTTAGTGTTAATTGGCTGTGCCGGTGGAGCGTGTCAACGGATGTTCCGTCTTTGAGTGGGCGTGGATGCACTTTGCCACTAAATTAACTGTTCGCCTTGCATCTTTTCTTTAAAACGCCTTCATttgtattcatttattcattcattatCTATTaatttttatcctacatacgtgagagagacacccgtgagataataatcgttcaaatcacacgtgtgtatatcatgtaaatgaggtcatgtcaagcaagtctggcagggacctgtttttccactgcttacgatgccaaagtcaccgagacaaacgtcattatagaaacacaaattgcgctcgctaattaccctcgatgaatcttcagaactaacacgtcacgccacactttcagagtgacgtttctttgctttgacgtaatagattgcacgaggctttagaagagatcgaggttctaaaacaagcgtcttcaatttagctgcctcgaatgcaggacattttcagtaaaatacacgtaagtacagtatgtaggataaacagaatactacatggcttgctgttccgtaccagatttacactcgttgctttttcaaatagtgaacagctcgctttcgctcgcagttcaatatttaaaaaaaaccaactcgtgtaaatctggtacgacacagcaagccatgtagtattctctatattcaTAAAGGAAAACCGTGATACACCTGGGAGGTGAAGACAAGTTCGTTCCCCTGTCGCCTCAGAGGGTCAAGGTCATCAACATCACGGACGATGTCACCTTCATCCTGACTCTTCAAGGTCAACCTGGCGAGAACGTCACCATGCTGTATTACGTCAACAACGTCGGGCGTAAATTCAGCGCCATCATCGCTCCAGATGGCGTCACCAACGTTGAGTTGGATATTACGTCACCTGTTACCACGTCAACGGCGGTTGTGACGTCAGAGCCAATGACGACAACAGGGGGTCATGCTTCTAGGACGAGTGCAGCTACATCGGTCTCGTTGTTGTCAGTGTTTATTGTTAGTGTTCTGGTGGCTATGTTGAAATAGTAGAATTGATTGAAAAAGAATGCACATGTTTTTGTTGACGAAAAGATTAGTGGTGCCTTCTGTCTTTCGTTTGTgt includes these proteins:
- the LOC138955678 gene encoding uncharacterized protein, which gives rise to MPAQCSVAPSSALPCLFHVSPPLFLNGGKTVIHLGGEDKFVPLSPQRVKVINITDDVTFILTLQGQPGENVTMLYYVNNVGRKFSAIIAPDGVTNVELDITSPVTTSTAVVTSEPMTTTGGHASRTSAATSVSLLSVFIVSVLVAMLK